The DNA window CAGGCGCTTTTACCGTGATAGATCGTAAAACCTACCTGCAGAGCGTACCGGTAACCGGCAATATCATTGAAAACATGGAAGGACGTATGGCCGGCCTCGTACTGAATATGAACCAGACCGGCGTCACCGATCCGTCCAATGCCAGCCCCTTCACCATTCGCGGCGTATCCACCTTTCAGGCTGTCAAAAAACCGTTGATTGTATTGAATGGTTATCCGACAGAAATTAACATCGAATCACTGAACCCTTATGATATTGAATCCATCACTGTTCTGAAAGATGCTGCCGCTGCCGCTATCTATGGCGTACGCGCTTCCAACGGCGTAGTAGTGATCAATACCCGCAAGGGCCTCGACAGCAAACCACAGTTCCATCTTACGGCGGCCATGACGGTAAAGCCCAAACCAGACTATCGCAAACTGGGACTGCTGACCGGCAAAGGATACGTTGATTTCGAAATAGCCAGTGCCTTCAATTCCATGAAAAGGGGAGAGCTCTCCAAAGAAGCACTGGACGCAGCCAATGGTACCTATACCCCTGTTTTCAGCATTGCCGATGATCTGTATAATGGCCATATTACACAGCAGGAGGCGGATAAGCTCCTGGCTCCCTACGAACAATACGATAATACGGACGATTATAAGCGGTTGTTCCTGCAGAACCAGCAGCTACGTACCATCGATTTCAGCTTTAATGGCGGTAACCGCAATGCCACGTATTTCCTGGGTGTTAACCGGGTAGATAATCAACGGGGAGAAAAATTTTCCGCCTTCGATAAAACGAGTATCAACTACAGAGGTGCTTTTGATTTTATGAAGATATTCACGCTAGACGTACAGAGTATTTTTTCAACGCTGAACGATAAGCGGGTGCCTATTCCTGAATATACCTCCTTCCGCCCTTATCAGCATTTTCTGGATGATGCCGGTAATCCGCTGCCCGCTTATCTGTCGCCGTACAACGACTCCTATTATGGATTTGATGGACAATACGGTACCATCAGCCCGGAACGAAATGCTGAGAACATGAAGATGGGATTGTATGATACTTATTATTATCCTTATCAGGAGATGTTTGAATCCAGCACCCACCTCAAACAAAATATTTACCGTCTGCAAGGAAACCTGCGGGCTAAGGTGATGCCCGGGCTGCAGCTGGAATTGGGGGGCGTGTTTGAAAGACAACAGGGCACACTGACAGACTGGGCTTCTGAAAATGCCAATCAAACCCGGTTGATGCTGAACTATTATGCTGCCAGGGACCCTTATACCGATAAACCGCTGTTTCGTTTCCCACAGGGCGGTGTCAATAAAACCACGGAAAGCCTTATCAATACCTATACCGTCAGAGGTCAGGCCACCTATAACAAACTGTTGAACGATAAACATGACCTGTCATTCCTGGCAGGTGGTGAAGTGCGCAGGCTCACTACTTCCAGCAGGCTGAGCACCGTTTTCGGATATGATGGTAACACCCTTTCCATGAAACCGGTAGACCTCAGCCTGATCGGTAACCGGGAGGTATCTCCTGAATACAAAGATGTGTTGATACCGGTAGACTATGGTTACCTCGACGACTATACGATGTTCAGGGACTTCTTCAGGGAAACTTACCAGGATGACCGGTTTATTTCTGGTTATGCCAATGGTGGTTATACCTATGATGAAAGATATAGTATCACCGGAAGCCTTCGTATAGATCAATCGAACCTTTTTGGTACGGACCCCCGTTTCCGTTATACGCCGTTGTGGTCTGCCGGTTTTTCCTGGAACCTGCACCGGGAGCAGTTTATGGCGGTACATACCTGGATCGATGAGCTGAAAATGCGGCTATCTGCTGGTTACAATGGTAATATCATTAAGCTGAGCGGACCTTATACCATCCTGGGCGCTGCGATTAATAATCTTACACCTAATACACTTGTAGGTTATGGTATCAAAACACTGCGTAATAATCAGCTACGCTGGGAGAAAACGCTGAACTACAATGCCGGACTTGATTTCGGGTTCTGGCAGCGCCGCGTGTATGGCAGCATCGATTATTATATCAAAAAAGGAACGGATATATTTTCCAGCCTGGGGATAGATGCCACCAAAGGCATGTCCAATGCGGCTCTCAACAATGCTTCCATCATCAACAAAGGTCTCGATATCAACATTAATACGGTAAATATCTCCGGGAAAAAATTCAAATGGCAAACACAGGTCACTGGCTCCTTTAATCAGAGTAAAGTGTTGAATGTGGCGAATCAGTTTACCGGCTTCTATGATTTTACCCGTGTAGGTTATCCGGAAAATGTAGTGGGGTATCCTATCAGTGCCGTGTTTGCCCATAACTATCTTGGGCTGAATAAAAACGGGCAGCCTATCGTGCGGGGAGAAGATGGCAAACCACTGGTGCTGTCTTTTGGACCGCGGGTGGATGTTCCTTTTTCTTCCCTGAAATATATGGGTGTCAATGATCCCCGTTATGTGCTGGGCCTCAACAACCGTTTTGATTTCGGTGATGTAAACCTGTCATTCCTGATCATGTACTATGGCGGTAATGTAGCCCGTGTAAAACCACCATCCATTTTTGGGGATCGTCCGCTGGAAGGAATACAAAACTATTGGAAGCAGCCTGGTGATGAACAGCATACCATGATACCAGGATTACCGGTGGAATACGGTGAGCCCGGATACTATACAGTAAGAACCGGTTATGATTATGCGCAACAGTTTTTCCGGAAAATGGATTTTCTGGTATTGCGCAATGTCACACTGGGCTGGGATGTGAATGAGAAGCTGGCTAAAAAGGCAGGATTGCTGAATCCGCGGCTGGTGTTCCAGGTACAGAATCCTTTCAAATATGTTTTCAGTGGCAATGATATAGATCCGGAGACGCTCAATTATTTGTCTGGTACCAGAGGCCTGCCGGTTGTTCCGGCATATACCCTGTCCCTGAATGTTAATTTTTAAAATGCATCCAATGAGAAAACAGTTGTTACTATATATTATGCTGCCGGGCTTAATGAGTCTGGCAGCCTGCAACAAGTTCCTGGACGTGAAGCCCAAAGGTGTGATCATCGCCAGTACTATCAATGATTATGAGGCTATGCTGAATGATGTGGATATTGTCAACAGTTTTGGTCTGACCAGTCCATTGCTGGCTACCGATGATGTAACCGATCTGAGCCTGTCTCCCAGGAATCAGGTGTCGGCTCCTGCTAATCTGTATTTCTGGAATCCTTATATCAATGCCTCCCCGGAGAAACCGGATATATGGCTGGACCTCTACAAACGTATTGCCAACCTGAATGTAGTAACAGAAGGTGTACTGTCTGCAGAAAACGGTACGATGAAGAAAAAACAACAGTTGTATGCCGAAGCATTGACCGGCAAGGTTTTCTGTTATATGCACCTGTTGTCCTTTTTCTCACCGGCTTATGATCCGAAAACAGCCAATAGCGTATATGGCGTGCCTTATATTACATCTACAGATATCAGCGTGCCTACGCCGGAACGTCCTGCCCTGGAGCAGTCTTATCAGCAGTTAATCAATGATCTGCAGCGGGCCATTCCGGATCTGGAAGAAACTAATATCAACAATACCAGGCCTACTAAAACCGTGGCCTATGCATTGCTCAGTCGTTTGTTCATGAATATGCAGGACTATCCCCGTGCCTTAAAATATGCCGATTTGGTGATCGCCAATGGGAAGGCTGCCGTAGTGAATTATAACCAGTATCTGGGTCGCTCATTGCCACCCACCAACAACAGCCCGGAGGAAATACTGGTACGATATGCCAACAATCTTACTTTCCGTTATGCAGCAGACCTGATTAATTGTTATGATACCACTGCAGACCTGCGTATCCGCTTTTTTGCAAAACGTAATATAGCAGGTAATCCCGGTGCGCTCAACTACAGCAATTTTTTGTCCTACAATCCCAACAGGGGCATTACCTATCCTGAAATACTCCTGAATAAAGCAGAATGTCTGGCCCGGCAGGGAGATATTACGGCAGCTATGGATATTGTCAACAATGATATACGAAAGAACCGTTTCACGCCGGCCAGATATCAGGAGCTGACTGCTACCAGCCGGGAAGAGGCAATAACGGCCGTTCTGGCGGAAAGGCGCCGGGAACTGGCGTTCAAAGGTGTACGCTGGATGGATATGAAGCGGCTGGACCAGGACAAACGTATGCCCGCTGTAAGACGTATAGCCGCCGACGGTGTAACGGTATTGGCTACCCTGGAACCGGGCAGCCTGCGCTATACCTACCAGATACCGTTGCAGGTACAATCTTTCAACCCATATATGCCGCTAAACAAACAATAATTGTATATGAATATCAACAAACGAATGATGTTAATGATTACAGCCGTACTGGCTGGATCAGTGTCAATAGCTCAACAGCCGTATCAGTTGAGTGGAAAGCTGCCGGGCGTAGCAGATGGTGTTAAAGTATACCTGGAAGATATTTATTCCAGTAAAAAATATCTGGATTCGGCGGTTACCCGGGATGGTGAATTTGTGATCCGGGGTACTCATCCATGGGGAATGGTACATCATTGCCGCCTGCTGATAGATCGTAATCCCGGTGTGAAGAAAGACAGTAAGCAGGTGATTCTTTTTATGGGAGATGAAAACGTGCAACTGTCTGTACCGCATATTGATAGTATGCCCGGCTATTATTACAATACAGGAGGAAGTAAAAAGAATGTTCGTATAGAGGGGGCTGCAGAACAGGCGTTGTATGAGACGTTTCAGGCAGAGAATCAGTCATTGTCTGCAAGCATCGGTGAATGGAATGATCAATATATGCGGGAATATCATCTGCCGGCGCTGGATGGCAAATTTAATACCGCCAGAGGAATAGAGCTGATGCGGGCCATCAAAAATGCAGAGACGGAAATGAATACAAAAAAGATGGCTTTCATCAAGCAGCATCCAAAGAATCTTGTGTCTGTCTTTATGGCGCAGGGGTTGCTGTATACGGCCAATTCGCAATATACTGCCAAAGAGATCGATGAGCTGGTAAACAGTCTGGATGGTTCCCTGGCAGCTTCTCCGGCGATGAAAGCCATGAAAGAAGTTGCTGTTGCAGCAAAGGTAGTAGCTAAAGGTACCCGGTTTATCGATATCCCGCTGATAGATGCAGCAGGTAAGCCCGTGAAGCTGGCGAAGTATGTAAAGCCCGGTCAGTATAATATGCTGGAGTTCTGGGCTTCCTGGTGCGGACCCTGCAGAGGTGAGATACCGCATCTGCGCCATCTGAATGAAGTGGTGAGCAACAAAGACTTCAACATCATCAGCATCTCCATAGATGAAAAAAATGCAGACTGGCTTAAAGCCCTGAAAGAAGAGAAAATGGTGTGGACACAACTCTGTGATACCAAAGGATTTAACGGCCCAGTGTCGCGTCAGTACAAAGTTTCCGGGGTACCATTTTCAGTAGTGCTCGACAAAAACGGCCGGGTGGTGTCCAGTAATATACGCGGTGGTGAACTGGATATGGTGCTGAAAGATTTGCTGGGAGAGAAGATCACTGCTTTCTAAAAACAAGCTGCCTCCGGAAACGGTAACGCCTATCCCGAGTGGGAGAAGTGCAATCCTCTATTGCTATATTTCAACGGGCTGCATTTTGGAAATATGTTTGGATGGAGTATCAAATGAATTACCTTATATTTACATATTCCTCTTTAAATATTTTCCGAGATGCAGTTTGCACAAACCACTACACAGATTTTTGACTCTGAGAAATGGAATGGCCAGTTGTCGGAGTTGAGTCAATCGTACCAAGGGGCGAACCCTTACCCACATATCGTTTTAGAGAATTTCCTGGACCCGGAGGTGTTGGATGAGTGTGTTGATGAGTTTAACAAGCTGAATGAATCAGATGGTTGGATCAATTACACACACTACAATGAGCGTAAGAAAGGGCTGAACAAGCTGGACATGCTGCCGGCGACCATCAGAAAAACCATCCATGAACTAAATTCGCCGGAGTTTCTCGCATTCCTTAGTGAACTGACAGGTATCAAAAACCTGATAAAGGATGACTTCCTCGAAGGAGGGGGCATTCATCAGTCCAGGAGGGGAGGATTCCTAAACATCCATGCTGACTTTACGGTGCATCCCCACCACCGGCATTGGCAGCGCCGGGTGAATGTCCTGGTATACCTGAACAAGGACTGGGAAGAAGAATGGGGTGGCAAGCTGGAACTATGGGACCGGGATATGAAGGCCTGCAAAAGAAAGGTACTACCCGTTTTCAACCGCTGTGTGATCTTCAATACAGATGCGGACTCCTACCATGGGCATCCGGAGCCGATGACTTGCCCGGAAGATGCTTTCAGGAGGTCTATTGCGTTGTATTATTATACAGAGGAAGATAAACCTTTTCGCAGGGCTACCCACTATATGGCCCGTCCGGGTGAAGGCTCCAAAAAACTGATGGTGAAACTGGATAACGCCATGGTAGCCCTTTATACCGAGATCAAAGGCTGGCTGGGCTCCAATGATAAAGTGGTGAGCAGCGTGCTGCGGTTTTTCTCCAGAAAAAAATAAAGTATCCATACTAAAAGGACCGAAGCGAAGATATCAGTATTCTTCGCTTCGGTCCTTTTACATGTATGTTTTGATTCCTTTTACTTTGTTACTTTTTCCCGCTTCAGGAACACAAATCCGTTCTTCCGGTATAGCTCCAGTATACCAGTATGTTGCAGGTATCCTTCTACGCGGTCTATTTTAGTAACGAAATAGGCTGGTTTATCGATATCGCCCTTCAGCAGCCATTCTTCGCTGTAAGCATTTTCATTGGCGGGTTTTTCCTTGTGAGTGTAGAAGAAGGGGGCGTAGCTCCAGTAGCCTAGTACGGTCACATAACAGTCTTCTCCTTGTCGGGCCTCAAAGAAGTCGATGGCCGCGCCTTGTGAGTAGCGTTCTACCTTGGGCACAATGATGGCCGCAGCCAGGAAGATCACCAGGGCTGTGCCGCCAAAATAAGTCCAGGCAGCTTGAGTGAAGCGTTGTTTGCGGAGCATCACCACACCTACGATCAGCGTAATCACCATCAGGGTGCCTACCGCGCCTTCCCAGCCGCTCCAATGTACGTCAGCAGCCATATTGGCCTGTGCAAAAGGGTCTTTCACATAGGGGATGAGTTTTTTCAGGTTCAGGGCCACCAGGGTTACGCCTAACAGGGCCACAGCCACCAGCACACCCAGGATGGTAACGAGTACGCCTATATATTTTTTATAAGGCATCTCTTTCAGATCCCATTTATAAAAAGTGTAGGCCGCCAGGAAGGTAACCGGGAACCAGGCCAGCGATGAATAGTGGATGATACGGGACTGTACAATGGAAAAGAGGAGCGTCACCACCCAGAACAGTATCACCATCCAGCGTTTGAAATCTTTGTCAGAACGGCTGCTGGCGGTAGTTTTGAAAAAAGAAGGAATGGCGAAGATGGAGGAGGGAAAGCAGCCTATCAGAATCACTACGTAATGGTAGCCGAAAAAGCCCGCCTGTCCTGCATCATGGGTAGTGAAGAGCCGGTACTGGTATTTCAGGAACTCGGTAATGAACCAGGGACCATTCTTCCAGGTCTCCCATCCATACCAGGTACAGGATACTGCCGTAGCCACCACCAGGAACAGCAGTGCATGGCCCCAGCCAAAGAAGAACCTGAAACGGTTCCAGATAAAGTACACACCCAGTACCAGCAGGAATACCATCAGTGCTACCTGCCCTTTGGTGAGGATAGCCAGTCCCATGAACAGGCCCGACCATACGGCATAGAACAATGGTGTCCTGTTAAGACCGGGTTTATCGTAGTCATTCCGTTTCCAATGATAAAGAATGAAATAATACAGGGAGATAAAGGTGAAGAGGTTGAACCAGGGGTCAATGATGCCTGATTTGAAATACATATTCGGAAACAATGACCCGCCATAAGCCAGTACCCAGAGTATACCGAATTTCCGGTCGTACAGCCTGGACCCGATAAGGAACAATGTTACCAGGGTAACGATACCGCATATCGCATTGGGAAGACGGGAGGCAAATTCATTAATGCCAAACAGCTTCATGGCTGTACTCTGCATCCAGAAAAACATGGGAGGCTTTTCCCAGAATGGTTTGAAGTTGACGTAAATGCGTGAATAATCATCCAGTTTGATCATTTCCCGGGCACATTCGGCGAAATTGATCTCATCCCAGTCGAAGAGATGCACCCGCCCCAGGAATGGAATAAATAGCAATGCGGCCACTACAGCCAATAATACAACGTTCGAAACTTTGATTGCACGCATATTTGTGAGCGTTTTTTTGAGATGGTTTTTCTGGGAAAAAATGAGTTCATAAATATAGGTTCTTTTTTTTCGCTCTTTGTATTTTAGAGAATTAGTTTTTTATGAATTCTGACCATTCAGCAAACGGCTATTAATTTTTCTTCGACTACCTACTGGTAGTAAGGGTCCATGATGTTGGACGGCTGGTAGTATTCCTTTCTCCACAACTGCCCGGGATTGATGCTGCCATTGAATTCATTGCTGTAGACAGCTTCCTTGTTGGAATGATAGTAGAGTACGAGCCGCAGGCGTGTTTTTTGAGCGCCTTCATATACGGGGCAGGTTAATTGCCAGTATCGTTGCGATTTGAGTTTAACCTCATAGTAGCTGTTGCCACACCAGCTACTGGGTAAAAATTCAATGTCTTTCCACTCGGAGCCACATCTGGCCTGCATCTTCATATCCAGTCGGTTATCCTGACTATCAAAGGCAATCGTGGAGTCGGTAGTATTGTATATAAAAACAGTATATCCTTTGTAGTTAGTGTCAAAGGTGTCCCTGGAAGTGGTATCCACCTTTATCTGCAGCTGACGAGGCAAGAGAGGGCTGTTCATCGGTATGGGTTTGGGAGCGGGCCATTCATGCTGGTAAAAAGCCATTTTTTCATCCCATTCTTCCATCACCCTGAAGTATCCCCGATGCATATAATCGATGTTTAAAGGTGGTTTGTTAGTATTCTGTTTTTCCTGCCAGATGAATTTTCCCTGTGGATTAAGATAAGCGAGCTTGCCCTCATGCAAACATAGTATTAGCCCACTTTTAAATCCTTCCGGACTAATATTGTCAAGCGTAAGCGGGAGCAGTGTTTTACCTGTTCTGTCTGCCATGCCGATGAGGCGTGTTTTTCTGTTGCTATCATAACCCCGGAAGAAAAAACGATCGGCAGTCATTCCTTCGGGGATAATTTCTTCGTATTTCGGACGGATAACATAATTGCCCATCGTGTCGATCATCCCATATTTATCATTCACCCTAACAAAAGCATAGTTATATTGAAAGCCTTCCCGCTGATAACCGTGATATTCTTTTATCGTTTTGCCTTCACCACTGATCAGGAGGACAGCATCTTTTGCCTGAAAGAAAATCCTGTTACTGCTGAATGATCCGTCGATCCGGCGATTGTCGTCCTGATAAAGGATATGCCCGTTTTTATCCATAAAGCCGTAGGTGTCGTTACCATAGTAGGCTGTTTTATTGAATATCAATTTGCCTGCTGAAAATTTATCGGTGCTGATCTTGCGGAGATCCAGCCGGAATAGCGCTTTTCCGGTTGAATCCAGCACTACGGAAGTATTGTTGTTGCTGTCAGGCTGTTGTAGCTCGGCGAGCAGATAGCCTTCATCCAATGACTTAAAATTATCATATTGGTGAAACGCTGGCAGTGGCCTTCCCTGGCCATCTGTAACAAAACTTTTCTCGTTGTCTCTGGTTACCAGCAGCAGGTTATGGGTCACCGGGGTGATGCTGTAAAAATTGGTGTCCAGCAACAGTTTTCCTTTCCTGTCAATAAGGCCGCTGTGTCCGGGCCTGTGGTCAATAATGGCTACCCCATTCCGGAACGGCCTGCAGCCCATATATCCGGGTGGTATCACTTCATGGCCGTTTTTGTCTATATATAGTCCCTTATCTCCTTTATACACCAATGCCAGCCCATCGGAAAACGGTGTCGCATAATCGTAGTTGGGCCGGATCACCCATTCTCCTTTTGCATTGATATAACCATACAGTCCGCCTTCCCGGACATTGGCAAGACCCTCCGAAAAATCCTCGCCGACAGCAAAACGGGCAGGGATAACAATTTCACCCTGTTGGTTGATATAGCCTGTTTTGCCATTTTCCCAATACAGGGAGAGAGGCGAAGAAGGGAAATGACAACTGTTGAAAAGATAGACACAAGTAAAGAATATCAGCAGGAAACGGAACGTTTTCATGGCATAGGTGGTTGGGTACACAAAATAGGGACTTTTATAACAGCTTATGTGTATTAGACAGGATTTAATCCGGCCAATCAAAAATTTGCCATTACAACTTATTCTTAGGGTTATCGCATTCCGCCGGGTTGAAAAAAGGCGATTAACTCTTTTGCAATTTTTTCAGGACTGTTGTCGTTATCGGCGGCAGTATGTCCCAAACCGCGCAATTCTACACGCTTTGCTTGCGGCAAAGTGGTGCTTAATGTATCAAGTGCAAGTTTAAGGTAACGTTGGCTCCTGGTCCCACCCATCAGTAGCATTTCAGCTTTAATTTCTTTACACCGATCTATAATTTCAGGTGATTCACGCACCAATATGAGATCGTAATGCAGGGTTGATATTAAGGATTTCAGGGGCACGTCATCACTCGCTTGTTTCTTTGCATTTGCGTTTATAGCAATATTTAGCAATGGTGCCATAAGAAAGCCTGGCAAGGCTGTAAACAGAGAGGGGTCGTCGGTGCCTTTTATGGCCGTGAACATTGCTTTTCCAAAGTTTCCGCGGGAGAGAGCTGATTCATAGCGACTGGCCCAGGCCGCAGGGTTAGTTCCATTGACCGGGATCGGAGGTTCGTAGAGTACTACTTTTTTAAGCGCTGGTTCTATGATTGCCGTTTGAAGTGCACAAATAGCACCAGAACTAAGTCCAAATATTTTATCCGTTGCCGTCTGATGGATTAATGCCTGCAAATCCTCGCTTTCTGATCCAATGCCATAGTTCGGGCCAAACGGACCGCTTAAGCCGCGACCCCGCCTGTCTGGAATATAAACAGTGAATTCATTGGATAAGAAGCTGGCAAGTTTCATGAAATTTTTAGAGGTCATCATCCCGCCATGGACAAGAATAACTCCCGGCCCGGAACCGGTTTGTCTATAACCAACGCTTGTTCCATCCTTTGACACAACATAGCCGGTAGTATATTTCTCTAAGGTGGGCATTGCCTGATCTGGGTTTATAATTTTAAAAATACGATAAAGTTGTGATGCCCCGGTTCATTTCTTATACCTTATTTAGTATAAATGGTACCCCTGTTTTATTATTCACTTCGTTTTCATTAAACCAGCGCATCTTTGATCATCACCAGCCTTAACCTGGATATTGGGCATGGGAAGTGGGTGCAGTTGTAAAGAAAATGCATAGTTTATTTAAGGATAACCCCTATTATCCTTTTGAGAGGGTGTATTGGGAAGATTAAGCTTTCATAAAATCAAACGCACCTTTTCTCAGGTTGATATTATATTCCAGGTATGCTTTGAGGCAGGCCAGGAAATTAGCCCATCCTTCCGTGTTCTGTCTGAGCCAGGTAAT is part of the Chitinophaga flava genome and encodes:
- a CDS encoding SusC/RagA family TonB-linked outer membrane protein, whose amino-acid sequence is MQVNHVNHRRMGGCRTTATIPAGKLSTGINRRKRIMLLLTTALLHVSFSVMAQVVTIKTAGAPLEQVFTDLEKQTGYTVVANYDIIRKARPVTVTAQQMPLESFLSAVLKDQGLDYFIRSKTVTITRKTADKQPAADVTAIQTNPAVTGVVTDSTGTPLPGATIAIQGKPGFAPTDGSGRFSIKAVPGETLLVTFLGYQPVLVKVMPGQQDLHVIMKPVVAQLGEYVVEVSTGYQKLKKTQLTGAFTVIDRKTYLQSVPVTGNIIENMEGRMAGLVLNMNQTGVTDPSNASPFTIRGVSTFQAVKKPLIVLNGYPTEINIESLNPYDIESITVLKDAAAAAIYGVRASNGVVVINTRKGLDSKPQFHLTAAMTVKPKPDYRKLGLLTGKGYVDFEIASAFNSMKRGELSKEALDAANGTYTPVFSIADDLYNGHITQQEADKLLAPYEQYDNTDDYKRLFLQNQQLRTIDFSFNGGNRNATYFLGVNRVDNQRGEKFSAFDKTSINYRGAFDFMKIFTLDVQSIFSTLNDKRVPIPEYTSFRPYQHFLDDAGNPLPAYLSPYNDSYYGFDGQYGTISPERNAENMKMGLYDTYYYPYQEMFESSTHLKQNIYRLQGNLRAKVMPGLQLELGGVFERQQGTLTDWASENANQTRLMLNYYAARDPYTDKPLFRFPQGGVNKTTESLINTYTVRGQATYNKLLNDKHDLSFLAGGEVRRLTTSSRLSTVFGYDGNTLSMKPVDLSLIGNREVSPEYKDVLIPVDYGYLDDYTMFRDFFRETYQDDRFISGYANGGYTYDERYSITGSLRIDQSNLFGTDPRFRYTPLWSAGFSWNLHREQFMAVHTWIDELKMRLSAGYNGNIIKLSGPYTILGAAINNLTPNTLVGYGIKTLRNNQLRWEKTLNYNAGLDFGFWQRRVYGSIDYYIKKGTDIFSSLGIDATKGMSNAALNNASIINKGLDININTVNISGKKFKWQTQVTGSFNQSKVLNVANQFTGFYDFTRVGYPENVVGYPISAVFAHNYLGLNKNGQPIVRGEDGKPLVLSFGPRVDVPFSSLKYMGVNDPRYVLGLNNRFDFGDVNLSFLIMYYGGNVARVKPPSIFGDRPLEGIQNYWKQPGDEQHTMIPGLPVEYGEPGYYTVRTGYDYAQQFFRKMDFLVLRNVTLGWDVNEKLAKKAGLLNPRLVFQVQNPFKYVFSGNDIDPETLNYLSGTRGLPVVPAYTLSLNVNF
- a CDS encoding RagB/SusD family nutrient uptake outer membrane protein → MRKQLLLYIMLPGLMSLAACNKFLDVKPKGVIIASTINDYEAMLNDVDIVNSFGLTSPLLATDDVTDLSLSPRNQVSAPANLYFWNPYINASPEKPDIWLDLYKRIANLNVVTEGVLSAENGTMKKKQQLYAEALTGKVFCYMHLLSFFSPAYDPKTANSVYGVPYITSTDISVPTPERPALEQSYQQLINDLQRAIPDLEETNINNTRPTKTVAYALLSRLFMNMQDYPRALKYADLVIANGKAAVVNYNQYLGRSLPPTNNSPEEILVRYANNLTFRYAADLINCYDTTADLRIRFFAKRNIAGNPGALNYSNFLSYNPNRGITYPEILLNKAECLARQGDITAAMDIVNNDIRKNRFTPARYQELTATSREEAITAVLAERRRELAFKGVRWMDMKRLDQDKRMPAVRRIAADGVTVLATLEPGSLRYTYQIPLQVQSFNPYMPLNKQ
- a CDS encoding TlpA disulfide reductase family protein, which translates into the protein MNINKRMMLMITAVLAGSVSIAQQPYQLSGKLPGVADGVKVYLEDIYSSKKYLDSAVTRDGEFVIRGTHPWGMVHHCRLLIDRNPGVKKDSKQVILFMGDENVQLSVPHIDSMPGYYYNTGGSKKNVRIEGAAEQALYETFQAENQSLSASIGEWNDQYMREYHLPALDGKFNTARGIELMRAIKNAETEMNTKKMAFIKQHPKNLVSVFMAQGLLYTANSQYTAKEIDELVNSLDGSLAASPAMKAMKEVAVAAKVVAKGTRFIDIPLIDAAGKPVKLAKYVKPGQYNMLEFWASWCGPCRGEIPHLRHLNEVVSNKDFNIISISIDEKNADWLKALKEEKMVWTQLCDTKGFNGPVSRQYKVSGVPFSVVLDKNGRVVSSNIRGGELDMVLKDLLGEKITAF
- a CDS encoding 2OG-Fe(II) oxygenase, whose protein sequence is MQFAQTTTQIFDSEKWNGQLSELSQSYQGANPYPHIVLENFLDPEVLDECVDEFNKLNESDGWINYTHYNERKKGLNKLDMLPATIRKTIHELNSPEFLAFLSELTGIKNLIKDDFLEGGGIHQSRRGGFLNIHADFTVHPHHRHWQRRVNVLVYLNKDWEEEWGGKLELWDRDMKACKRKVLPVFNRCVIFNTDADSYHGHPEPMTCPEDAFRRSIALYYYTEEDKPFRRATHYMARPGEGSKKLMVKLDNAMVALYTEIKGWLGSNDKVVSSVLRFFSRKK
- a CDS encoding ArnT family glycosyltransferase, which gives rise to MRAIKVSNVVLLAVVAALLFIPFLGRVHLFDWDEINFAECAREMIKLDDYSRIYVNFKPFWEKPPMFFWMQSTAMKLFGINEFASRLPNAICGIVTLVTLFLIGSRLYDRKFGILWVLAYGGSLFPNMYFKSGIIDPWFNLFTFISLYYFILYHWKRNDYDKPGLNRTPLFYAVWSGLFMGLAILTKGQVALMVFLLVLGVYFIWNRFRFFFGWGHALLFLVVATAVSCTWYGWETWKNGPWFITEFLKYQYRLFTTHDAGQAGFFGYHYVVILIGCFPSSIFAIPSFFKTTASSRSDKDFKRWMVILFWVVTLLFSIVQSRIIHYSSLAWFPVTFLAAYTFYKWDLKEMPYKKYIGVLVTILGVLVAVALLGVTLVALNLKKLIPYVKDPFAQANMAADVHWSGWEGAVGTLMVITLIVGVVMLRKQRFTQAAWTYFGGTALVIFLAAAIIVPKVERYSQGAAIDFFEARQGEDCYVTVLGYWSYAPFFYTHKEKPANENAYSEEWLLKGDIDKPAYFVTKIDRVEGYLQHTGILELYRKNGFVFLKREKVTK
- a CDS encoding WG repeat-containing protein; the protein is MKTFRFLLIFFTCVYLFNSCHFPSSPLSLYWENGKTGYINQQGEIVIPARFAVGEDFSEGLANVREGGLYGYINAKGEWVIRPNYDYATPFSDGLALVYKGDKGLYIDKNGHEVIPPGYMGCRPFRNGVAIIDHRPGHSGLIDRKGKLLLDTNFYSITPVTHNLLLVTRDNEKSFVTDGQGRPLPAFHQYDNFKSLDEGYLLAELQQPDSNNNTSVVLDSTGKALFRLDLRKISTDKFSAGKLIFNKTAYYGNDTYGFMDKNGHILYQDDNRRIDGSFSSNRIFFQAKDAVLLISGEGKTIKEYHGYQREGFQYNYAFVRVNDKYGMIDTMGNYVIRPKYEEIIPEGMTADRFFFRGYDSNRKTRLIGMADRTGKTLLPLTLDNISPEGFKSGLILCLHEGKLAYLNPQGKFIWQEKQNTNKPPLNIDYMHRGYFRVMEEWDEKMAFYQHEWPAPKPIPMNSPLLPRQLQIKVDTTSRDTFDTNYKGYTVFIYNTTDSTIAFDSQDNRLDMKMQARCGSEWKDIEFLPSSWCGNSYYEVKLKSQRYWQLTCPVYEGAQKTRLRLVLYYHSNKEAVYSNEFNGSINPGQLWRKEYYQPSNIMDPYYQ
- a CDS encoding alpha/beta fold hydrolase, whose product is MPTLEKYTTGYVVSKDGTSVGYRQTGSGPGVILVHGGMMTSKNFMKLASFLSNEFTVYIPDRRGRGLSGPFGPNYGIGSESEDLQALIHQTATDKIFGLSSGAICALQTAIIEPALKKVVLYEPPIPVNGTNPAAWASRYESALSRGNFGKAMFTAIKGTDDPSLFTALPGFLMAPLLNIAINANAKKQASDDVPLKSLISTLHYDLILVRESPEIIDRCKEIKAEMLLMGGTRSQRYLKLALDTLSTTLPQAKRVELRGLGHTAADNDNSPEKIAKELIAFFQPGGMR